In a genomic window of Physeter macrocephalus isolate SW-GA chromosome 14, ASM283717v5, whole genome shotgun sequence:
- the SNRPB2 gene encoding U2 small nuclear ribonucleoprotein B'' produces MDIRPNHTIYINNMNDKIKKEELKRSLYALFSQFGHVVDIVALKTMKMRGQAFVIFKELGSSTNALRQLQGFPFYGKPMRIQYAKTDSDIISKMRGTFADKEKKKEKKKAKTVEQTATTMNKKPGQGTPNSANTQGNAAPNPQVPDYPPNYILFLNNLPEETNEMMLSMLFNQFPGFKEVRLVPGRHDIAFVEFENDGQAGAARDALQGFKITPSHAMKITYAKK; encoded by the exons GACCAAATCACACAATTTATATCAACAATAtgaatgacaaaattaaaaaagaag AATTGAAGAGATCTCTGTATGCCCTGTTCTCTCAATTTGGCCACGTCGTAGATATTGTGGCTCTAAAGACCATGAAGATGAGGGGGCAAGCTTTTGTTATATTTAAGGAACTGGGCTCATCCACAAATGCCTTGAGACAGTTACAAGGATTTCCATTTTATGGCAAACCAATG cGAATCCAGTATGCAAAAACAGATTCTGATATAATATCTAAAATGCGTGGCACTTTTgctgacaaagaaaagaaaaaagaaaagaaaaaagccaaaactGTGGAACAGACTGCAACAACCATGAACAAAAAACCTGGTCAG GGAACACCAAATTCAGCTAATACCCAAGGAAATGCAGCACCAAATCCTcag gtcCCTGATTACCCTCCAAActatattttattccttaataATTTACCAGAAGAGACTAATGAGATGATGTTATCCATGCTGTTTAATCA GTTCCCTGGTTTCAAGGAAGTACGTTTGGTACCTGGGAGGCATGACATTGCTTTTGTTGAATTTGAAAACGATGGACAGGCTGGAGCTGCCAGGGATGCTTTACAGGGATTTAAGATCACACCATCCCATGCCATGAAGATCACCTATGCCAAGAAATAA
- the OTOR gene encoding otoraplin, translated as MARLLLLFLPGLVAVCAVHGIFMDRLASRKLCADDECVYTISLARAQEDYSAPDCRFINVKKGQWIYVYSKLVKENEAGEFWAGSVYGDQPEDEMGTVGYFPSNLVQEQHVYQEATKEVPTTDIDFFCE; from the exons ATGGCAAGACTGTTGTTACTTTTCCTCCCAGGTCTTGTGGCCGTATGTGCCGTGCATGGAATATTTATGGACAGACTTGCTTCCAGGAAGCTGTGTGCAGATGACGAGTGTGTCT atacTATTTCTCTGGCCCGAGCTCAAGAAGATTACAGTGCCCCAGACTGCAGATTCATTAACGTTAAAAAAGGGCAGTGGATCTATGTTTACTCAAAGCtggtaaaagaaaatgaagctggagaATTTTGGGCTGGCAGT GTTTATGGCGATCAACCTGAGGACGAGATGGGAACTGTGGGTTATTTCCCCAGCAACTTGGTCCAGGAGCAACATGTGTACCAAGAAGCCACCAAGGAAGTTCCCACCACG gatATTGACTTCTTCTGCGAGTAA